Proteins from a single region of Centropristis striata isolate RG_2023a ecotype Rhode Island chromosome 9, C.striata_1.0, whole genome shotgun sequence:
- the r3hdm4 gene encoding R3H domain-containing protein 4, with amino-acid sequence MVVLTNNNEEKQDYILIEERKCSSLPNSPAKRVSPSKKKQFFINQAIRNSDLTQRAKGKKSLRRQENTRFLNNLLERDECSIDELEVGSNPAIPSIFTEACTNGNYREPWDDFMNCSGEEQDRLLSLLEQDEAQRKITSRPLRDQRNVNPAFTAHDCFLRIDRRLRATLRRKRFPMGTLEVLEENLVSFFRDEPRSVYETNLSSFERLLLHSICQYMDLVSASTDYNGSRRTKVMNKQEEFLPPVTLLSAYLEQMS; translated from the exons ATGGTCGTTTTGACAAAtaacaatgaagaaaaacaggatTATAT ccTGATAGAGGAGCGTAAATGCTCCTCCCTGCCCAACTCTCCAGCCAAGCGAGTGTCTCCTAGTAAGAAGAAGCAGTTCTTTATCAATCAAGCCATCCGCAACTCTGACCTCACTCAGCGAGCCAAAGGCAAGAAAAGCCTCCGGCGCCAGGAGAACA CGCGCTTTCTTAATAACCTCCTTGAGAGGGATGAGTGCTCCATAGATGAGCTGGAAGTCGGCAGTAACCCGGCCATCCCGTCCATCTTCACTGAAGCCTGCACCAACGGGAACTACAGGGAG CCGTGGGATGACTTCATGAACTGCTCTGGTGAGGAGCAGGACCGGCTGCTGTCTCTGCTGGAGCAGGACGAGGCCCAGAGGAAGATCACCAGCCGGCCCCTTAGAGACCAGAGGAATG TAAATCCTGCCTTCACTGCTCACGACTGCTTCCTGAGGATCGACCGCCGGCTGCGGGCCACGCTCAGACGCAAACGCTTCCCCATG GGAACTCTGGAAGTACTTGAGGAAAACCTTGTGAGCTTCTTCAGGGATGAACCTCGCTCAGTTTACGAAACCAACCTCAGCAG CTTTGAGAGACTGCTGCTTCACTCCATCTGCCAGTACATGGACCTCGTGAGTGCAA GCACCGACTACAACGGGTCCCGTCGGACTAAAGTGATGAACAAACAGGAAGAGTTTCTGCCTCCTGTAACTCTGCTGTCTGCATATCTGGAGCAGATGAGCTGA